A genomic stretch from Planctomycetaceae bacterium includes:
- a CDS encoding bacterial transcriptional activator domain-containing protein, producing the protein MAKKKSAAKSSAKKSAGAKKSTPAKRKTTHRTRKPTVDSLVRALVSNPNREASVLSLLDSIEKHPELIEAAVIVAGEAPLSVAIGILQEVLVRTEPYYSKFVTPAADTVWSNEVLQPWLLAQYRLASAYDEAGQSTEAIGQLERLLQHDPADEMEIRYQLLSVLLRVGNVDGAAELTTTYDDDLDIIIVMTDILIRYIQSGASEQLKDKLVAAIELNPYVVPRLMHATGSLLDDDWSSDPGSPEEAEFYARMFMSVWRSTPGAITWLKRVTYGMDLPDYPSDFGSLFDDDDDPLGRDKLVKRALKLDQSDEFWLILIEFSDDHTAVTILDEESERPVCLVIDDTDTDVYATILDAMSSPETGEPCRPSTFVVFDEEAKNLVSPIAERLNIAVEQRTNVPQILAMMKQSTAAISGDLLLSIDDLESIPIDADAIWVMDWRHLSLWIPDEETGEPTQPWMCLVLNAADGTILGQQLTMTQPDEDSLGATLAIASNSPSLETPTLPGGILVASADHRLSLKPLTDRLRIGCVDSNDTAEKLDLVFEDLTQFMAPGNRSMPSVTGIEGASMNLVEQFFEAAADFYRSRIWLSLRTDAVTEVRCPEILHGRWYAVVMGQMGQEIGMMLFDDPDVVHALMMVEDDDDVRAGTVRQMHGIGFSLQEQNFCSPADVAACEQFGWPVAAPEAWPNTMFVSNQEFRPLELREFEFVIASVRAVQAHIQSGQIDHSTSVQVGHRTVQVETRSALA; encoded by the coding sequence GTGGCAAAGAAGAAGTCCGCAGCGAAGTCGTCGGCAAAGAAATCTGCCGGGGCAAAGAAATCAACTCCGGCTAAGCGTAAGACGACTCATCGCACGAGAAAACCCACGGTCGATTCCCTGGTGCGTGCGCTGGTGTCAAATCCAAACCGGGAAGCGTCTGTCCTGTCATTGCTGGATTCCATTGAGAAACACCCTGAACTGATTGAAGCGGCTGTTATCGTAGCCGGCGAAGCTCCGTTGTCGGTGGCTATCGGCATCCTGCAGGAGGTGCTTGTCCGCACGGAACCATACTATTCGAAGTTCGTCACTCCAGCGGCTGATACTGTCTGGAGTAACGAAGTGCTGCAGCCATGGCTGCTGGCCCAGTATCGTTTGGCATCTGCTTACGATGAGGCTGGCCAGTCGACGGAAGCTATTGGTCAGTTGGAGCGACTCCTTCAGCATGATCCGGCAGATGAAATGGAAATCCGCTATCAACTGCTGTCGGTTCTGCTACGTGTCGGCAACGTTGATGGGGCTGCGGAATTGACTACAACCTACGATGACGATTTGGACATCATCATTGTCATGACCGATATCCTGATTCGATACATTCAGTCGGGCGCTTCTGAACAGCTGAAGGACAAACTGGTTGCCGCCATTGAGCTCAATCCGTATGTAGTGCCGCGTTTGATGCATGCGACTGGCAGTCTATTAGATGATGACTGGTCGAGCGATCCCGGATCTCCTGAAGAAGCGGAATTCTATGCGCGAATGTTCATGTCTGTCTGGCGGTCGACGCCAGGCGCGATCACGTGGCTGAAGCGAGTTACGTACGGTATGGATCTTCCTGACTATCCGAGCGACTTTGGATCACTGTTCGATGACGACGATGATCCGCTCGGCCGGGATAAGTTGGTGAAAAGAGCCCTGAAGCTCGATCAGAGCGATGAATTCTGGCTTATTCTAATTGAGTTCTCTGACGACCATACCGCTGTGACGATCCTGGATGAGGAATCCGAACGTCCCGTTTGTCTTGTGATCGACGATACTGATACCGATGTCTACGCGACCATTCTGGATGCTATGTCCAGTCCGGAAACAGGAGAGCCGTGCCGTCCTTCGACGTTTGTCGTGTTTGACGAAGAAGCGAAGAATCTGGTCTCTCCAATTGCGGAGCGGCTGAACATTGCAGTGGAACAGAGAACTAATGTTCCCCAGATTCTGGCAATGATGAAACAGTCCACCGCTGCGATTTCCGGTGACCTGCTGCTGTCGATTGATGATCTGGAATCAATACCGATTGATGCCGACGCGATATGGGTGATGGACTGGCGCCACTTATCTCTGTGGATTCCTGATGAAGAGACAGGCGAACCGACTCAACCCTGGATGTGCCTTGTTCTGAATGCAGCCGACGGAACCATTCTGGGGCAGCAGTTGACAATGACGCAGCCGGATGAAGACTCTCTTGGGGCAACACTTGCCATAGCTTCCAATAGTCCTTCGCTCGAAACGCCGACACTACCAGGTGGTATCCTGGTGGCATCCGCGGACCACCGGCTGTCACTCAAGCCGTTGACGGATCGACTGAGGATTGGATGCGTCGACTCGAATGACACTGCCGAGAAACTGGATCTGGTTTTCGAAGATCTGACCCAGTTCATGGCGCCCGGAAATCGCTCGATGCCATCCGTGACGGGAATCGAAGGTGCCTCCATGAATCTGGTCGAGCAGTTCTTCGAGGCGGCGGCCGATTTTTACCGATCCAGAATCTGGCTTTCTCTTCGAACGGATGCGGTTACAGAAGTGCGATGCCCCGAAATTCTTCACGGTCGTTGGTACGCGGTTGTGATGGGACAAATGGGGCAGGAGATCGGCATGATGCTGTTTGATGATCCCGACGTCGTCCATGCGTTGATGATGGTGGAGGATGACGATGACGTTCGGGCAGGAACTGTACGTCAAATGCACGGAATTGGGTTTTCACTTCAGGAACAGAATTTCTGCTCTCCCGCTGATGTGGCGGCCTGCGAGCAGTTTGGCTGGCCTGTCGCCGCGCCGGAAGCCTGGCCTAACACAATGTTCGTTTCAAACCAGGAGTTTCGCCCGCTGGAACTCCGGGAATTCGAGTTCGTGATTGCCAGTGTGCGTGCCGTTCAGGCTCATATTCAGTCGGGACAAATTGATCATTCAACCAGTGTTCAGGTGGGTCACCGTACGGTGCAGGTCGAGACGCGGAGTGCGCTGGCGTAG
- a CDS encoding sulfatase-like hydrolase/transferase: protein MRRSVDKLYRMAVISLVALLPTVVAAESRPTPRPNVLLICIDDLKPVLGCYGDGTAKTPNIDRLAARGVVFEAAYCNQAVCSPSRNALMTGLRPQTLGIYDLDTHFRFGAPDAVTVAEYFRKNGYHTQAMGKILHTGHGNKEDEASWTTPHWRPRASQYQLQSSTASKRDNKNGPRGTATESADVPDNAYADGMIADEAVSRIAKAAKADEPFFIAVGFLKPHLPFVAPEKYWDLYDPASLPMPQVTEAPRGAPSYAAQYGGELRQYSDMPTKGDISPEDTRKLIHGYYAATSYTDAQIGKVMAALDQAGVSDNTIIVMWGDHGWHLGDHSMWCKHTNYEQATRIPVIVAAPGGVSGAKTSSLIETVDIYPTLCELAGLPPREGLDGISFAQVLKSPTIRTRDSVIHVYPRGGRLGRAIRTDHYRMVEWKKPGDDNTTAEYELYDYQSDALETMNLAGNKPEVLASLKVILAQHPEARPQVSGKATQEKPTSDRKKSADASTKNRKPLDRVAMFKKRDKDNDGRLSREEFLANQPDPDEAPARFPRFDKNGDGTLSQIEFVSSGKQTDGE, encoded by the coding sequence ATGCGACGCTCCGTTGATAAACTGTACCGCATGGCCGTTATCTCACTGGTTGCGCTGTTGCCGACCGTCGTTGCGGCCGAGAGCAGGCCGACGCCCCGCCCCAACGTATTATTGATCTGCATTGACGACCTGAAACCTGTCCTGGGTTGTTATGGTGATGGGACGGCGAAAACCCCGAATATCGATAGACTAGCGGCGCGAGGAGTGGTGTTTGAAGCCGCTTATTGTAATCAGGCAGTGTGTTCACCGTCGCGCAATGCTTTAATGACGGGGCTTCGACCTCAAACGCTTGGTATCTACGATCTGGATACGCATTTTCGATTCGGGGCACCCGATGCCGTTACGGTGGCCGAATATTTCCGAAAAAACGGCTACCACACACAGGCGATGGGAAAGATTCTGCACACCGGCCACGGGAACAAGGAAGACGAGGCGTCGTGGACCACTCCACACTGGCGTCCCAGGGCCAGTCAGTATCAACTGCAAAGCAGCACAGCCAGCAAACGCGACAATAAGAATGGCCCCCGCGGAACAGCCACCGAATCAGCCGACGTTCCGGACAATGCTTACGCGGACGGAATGATTGCGGATGAAGCCGTATCACGGATTGCAAAGGCAGCAAAAGCTGACGAACCCTTCTTCATCGCTGTTGGATTCCTGAAACCACATCTTCCATTCGTTGCCCCGGAAAAATACTGGGATCTGTATGACCCGGCATCACTGCCGATGCCGCAGGTGACCGAAGCCCCCAGGGGAGCACCCTCATACGCAGCGCAATACGGCGGCGAACTGCGTCAGTACAGCGATATGCCAACGAAAGGCGATATTTCGCCAGAGGATACCCGAAAACTGATTCACGGCTACTACGCAGCGACAAGCTACACCGATGCCCAGATCGGCAAAGTTATGGCGGCACTGGATCAGGCAGGCGTTTCGGACAATACCATTATCGTGATGTGGGGAGATCATGGCTGGCATCTGGGAGACCACAGCATGTGGTGCAAACACACCAACTACGAACAGGCAACCCGTATCCCGGTCATTGTCGCCGCGCCTGGGGGCGTGTCGGGGGCGAAGACAAGCTCACTGATTGAAACTGTCGACATTTATCCAACGCTCTGCGAGCTTGCAGGGCTCCCACCGCGCGAAGGTCTCGACGGAATCAGTTTTGCGCAAGTGCTGAAATCGCCCACAATCAGGACTCGCGACAGTGTCATTCACGTCTACCCACGCGGCGGCCGTCTTGGACGAGCCATCAGAACCGACCATTACCGCATGGTCGAATGGAAAAAACCAGGGGACGACAACACAACGGCGGAATACGAACTGTACGATTATCAATCGGATGCACTGGAGACCATGAACCTGGCTGGAAATAAGCCGGAGGTGCTCGCTTCTTTGAAAGTGATACTGGCACAGCATCCGGAAGCCCGGCCGCAGGTGTCCGGGAAAGCGACACAAGAGAAGCCGACTTCGGACAGGAAGAAATCGGCCGACGCATCCACGAAAAATCGAAAACCGCTGGATCGAGTCGCCATGTTCAAAAAGCGTGACAAAGACAACGATGGCAGGCTTTCTCGTGAAGAATTCCTTGCCAATCAACCAGACCCGGACGAAGCCCCCGCTCGCTTCCCGCGTTTCGACAAGAACGGTGATGGCACACTCAGCCAGATTGAATTTGTCAGCAGCGGAAAACAGACAGACGGTGAATAA
- a CDS encoding DinB family protein, with the protein MRPTADEYALFYAGYVEQVPENDIVRVLESQLAEVVQLWKSIPESEAAVIHKPYSWKIRQVLDHLTDGERIFGYRLLRIARGDQTPLPGFDEHFYANASEESAARLSDIVGAFEALRRANVLLLKNLPDDAWRRMGTMSETPVSVRALAYILAGHVRHHDAILRKRLCH; encoded by the coding sequence ATGCGACCCACCGCCGACGAATACGCCTTGTTTTATGCGGGATATGTGGAACAGGTACCTGAGAATGACATCGTCCGGGTACTGGAATCGCAGCTGGCTGAAGTGGTACAGCTCTGGAAGAGTATCCCCGAATCGGAAGCTGCCGTTATTCACAAACCCTATTCGTGGAAGATTCGTCAGGTGTTGGATCACCTGACGGACGGTGAACGCATCTTTGGTTATCGACTCTTAAGAATTGCCAGAGGCGATCAGACTCCCCTGCCCGGTTTTGACGAACACTTCTATGCAAATGCTTCTGAAGAATCAGCCGCCCGCCTGTCCGACATTGTTGGGGCCTTTGAAGCACTACGACGGGCCAATGTTTTGTTGCTGAAGAATCTGCCCGATGACGCATGGAGACGTATGGGGACAATGAGCGAAACACCAGTCAGCGTGCGAGCGCTCGCATACATTCTTGCCGGCCACGTCCGCCATCATGATGCCATCCTTCGAAAACGTCTGTGCCATTGA